TCACCTATAAAAAGGTAGTAATTACCGGTTAAACagaaataaaatgtttttttaaagaaaaaaaaatggcaatAATTCctaaaagtatttttcttttaattattggTGTTGTGGCAACTTTGTTCTCCATAGCTTTAGCTATACCAGGGACAGCAGGATTTTATAGGAAGGAGTACTATGTTCGTAAGTTTCTTGTCCcgtcgtttcaatttatttatctgattttgatttgatacgaAATTTTAacttgtgattttaaattaaaaatagcaaaaagtcttttaattttgtaatcTTAAATATATCATGTGTGAAGGCGAATCTATAATTAATCTTTGTGGGTTCaacttctaatttattttagcATTGAATACATTATATTTCAAAAGGTATGTGTTTATATATTCTATTTATtgcacattttaaaaaaaaattacacattaGTTTATACTATGCGTCTAGAGTACCAGATTCAAATGAATCTAATATCCGCATCTGACCATGtagaaagttaaaataaaaaacttgttaaaacatgaaaaagaCATCCTACTGGTTGGAAGTGCTGCTCTCATAAGCAAATATAATTAAAGAGTTgctaaaatagaaaagaggCATCCTCTAGCCTGTCAGATGTGTCGTTCCTAGAAATGAATCTTGTAAATgtacgaattaaaatttaattgagcTCTAACATAAATATCAAATCTTTGTGCAAATTAATGCATTCAACAAGAGCCTAGCATTTTATTCAAGTATCAAGAAACAATTCAATTGTcctattcatttattttcttaataatatgATATACTCCTCTATTTCTACATATAATTAATCGAAACTTGTTTGATACTGAGacgtaattattattattattacagcTACAGTATGTTATGGGAAAAAACCTCAAGGTAACCTCCTAACAACAAGTGACCACCTAGGGGGTGAATTTAATTGTGGAACATTATTAAATGTCACATGTATTGGAAAAGTGCCAAGTCCTTGTACTGGCAAAAGTGTTGTTGTAAAAGTTGTTGATAATTGCCCTGGTTGTGGTCCAAGTGAGCATGTAACAATGGATATCTCTGAAGATGCCTATAGAATTATTGCTAATCCTGTTGTTGTCCAAGGCCATGTAAGCATTGACTATGTCAAGTAAGTAGTCGATCCTCGTTATAACAGTCATTCGTTATAATAACATTTCATTATAATGATCAGATCTTCCCAAAGTCTATGTTTCATGTTATTACTTATCAtgggcggctcaacgtaatttgaggcctaaaacaaaatttaagtgaggcctaaaatctatataaatatcaaatatagttgtttattttttaaaactttttaagtGTAAATTATTACTTGAtatcttttcttaaaatgatttttttaaatatcgtttttaattattaattttaagtaatattttatcaattcaacattgaaaaatattcttttactGAGGCaatcattatataaattgttaacataatactataagtaataagttgacaaacttTACATAAAGATAAGAATTAGAACCATAAAATCTGATAGAAGAAATTGATAACTTGGTATAAccctactttaatatgtttatGTAATACTTGAATATTTaagaagaaacaaacaaaagaaaaattgtaagtcactttgttgaattttttcgactattaatttatatttttgatagtgtattactctaacttatcaaaaaaaatttNNNNNNNNNNNNNNNNNNNNNNNNNNNNNNNNNNNNNNNNNNNNNNNNNNNNNNNNNNNNNNNNNNNNNNNNNNNNNNNNNNNNNNNNNNNNNNNNNNNNNNNNNNNNNNNNNNNNNNNNNNNNNNNNNNNNNNNNNNNNNNNNNNNNNNNNNNNNNNNNNNNNNNNNNNNNNNNNNNNNNNNNNNNNNNNNNNNNNNNNNNNNNNNNNNNNNNNNNNNNNNNNNNNNNNNNNNNNNNNNNNNNNNNNNNNNNNNNNNNNNNNNNNNNNNNNNNNNNNNNNNNNNNNNNNNNNNNNNNNNNNNNNNNNNNNNNNNNNNNNNNNNNNNNNNNNNNNNNNNNNNNNNNNNNNNNNNNNNNNNNNNNNNNNNNNNNNNNNNNNNNNNNNNNNNNNNNNNNNNNNNNNNNNNNNNNNNNNNNNNNNNNNNNNNNNNNNNNNNNNNNNNNNNNNNNNNNNNNNNNNNNNNNNNNNNNNNNNNNNNNNNNNNNNNNNNNNNNNNNNNNNNNNNNNNNNNNNNNNNNNNNNNNNNNNNNNNNNNNNNNNNNNNNNNNNNNNNNNNNNNNNNNNNNNNNNNNNNNNNNNNNNNNNNNNNNNNNNNNNNNNNNNNNNNNNNNNNNNNNNNNNNNNNNNNNNNNNNNNNNNNNNNNNNNNNNNNNNNNNNNNNNNNNNNNNNNNNNNNNNNNNNNNNNNNNNNNNNNNNNNNNNNNNNNNNNNNNNNNNNNNN
This region of Solanum stenotomum isolate F172 unplaced genomic scaffold, ASM1918654v1 scaffold7683, whole genome shotgun sequence genomic DNA includes:
- the LOC125853011 gene encoding putative EG45-like domain containing protein 1 yields the protein MAIIPKSIFLLIIGVVATLFSIALAIPGTAGFYRKEYYVPTVCYGKKPQVPSPCTGKSVVVKVVDNCPGCGPSEHVTMDISEDAYRIIANPVVVQGHVSIDYV